Proteins from one Mycobacterium sp. HUMS_12744610 genomic window:
- a CDS encoding respiratory chain complex I subunit 1 family protein, which yields MSFVAGVAQLAVVVLGAPLMIGLMRQVRAALEGRAGGGLLQPWRDIRKQLGKQQVTPRGTTVVFASAPAVLAGTTLLIVAIAPIVATGSPLDPVADLFAVVGLLFLGTVALALAGIDTGTSFGGMGASREITIAALVEPTILLAVFALSIRAGSSNLGAVVANTLEHPGHVASLTGVLAFVALVVVIIAETGRLPVDNPTTHLELTMVHEAMTLEYAGPRLALVEWSSGMRLAVLLALLANLFAPWGIAGSRPSPLDIVIGVVAIAAKVALLAALMAAAEVFIAKLRLFRVPELLAGSFLLALLAVTAANFFTVAA from the coding sequence ATGTCGTTCGTCGCCGGCGTCGCGCAGCTGGCCGTTGTCGTGTTAGGTGCGCCGCTGATGATCGGGCTGATGCGCCAGGTGCGGGCCGCGTTGGAGGGACGCGCCGGTGGCGGGCTGCTGCAACCCTGGCGGGATATACGCAAACAGCTTGGCAAACAACAGGTCACCCCGCGGGGCACCACGGTGGTGTTCGCTTCGGCGCCCGCGGTGCTGGCCGGCACCACGCTGCTGATCGTGGCCATCGCGCCGATCGTGGCCACCGGGTCGCCCCTGGACCCGGTCGCCGATCTGTTCGCCGTTGTCGGCCTGCTGTTCCTGGGTACCGTCGCGTTGGCGTTGGCCGGAATCGACACCGGCACCTCCTTCGGTGGCATGGGCGCCAGCCGCGAGATCACCATCGCCGCGCTGGTCGAGCCGACGATCCTGCTCGCCGTCTTCGCGCTCTCCATCCGCGCCGGGTCGTCCAACCTCGGCGCGGTGGTCGCCAACACGCTCGAGCACCCGGGGCACGTCGCATCGCTGACCGGAGTGTTGGCTTTCGTCGCCCTGGTGGTGGTCATCATCGCCGAGACCGGACGACTACCGGTCGACAACCCGACCACCCACCTCGAGTTGACCATGGTGCACGAGGCGATGACGCTCGAATATGCCGGGCCTCGCCTGGCATTGGTGGAATGGTCATCCGGGATGCGGCTGGCGGTGCTGCTGGCGCTGCTGGCGAATCTGTTCGCACCATGGGGCATCGCCGGAAGTCGTCCCAGCCCGCTCGACATCGTGATCGGTGTCGTCGCCATCGCGGCCAAGGTCGCGCTGCTGGCCGCGCTGATGGCTGCCGCGGAGGTGTTCATCGCCAAGCTGCGACTGTTCCGGGTGCCCGAACTGCTGGCCGGGTCGTTTCTGCTCGCCCTGCTCGCCGTCACCGCCGCGAACTTCTTCACCGTGGCGGCATGA
- a CDS encoding ArsR/SmtB family transcription factor, whose translation MADSRQPLYRMKAEFFKTLGHPARIRVLELLSEGELTVSQMLPEVGIEPANLSQQLSILRRAGLVVAHRQGLTVTYALTTSQVADLLSVARAILTGVVAGQAEVLDEAHGPPSLAAGSAR comes from the coding sequence ATGGCAGACTCGCGTCAGCCGCTTTACCGGATGAAAGCGGAATTCTTCAAAACGCTGGGTCATCCCGCCCGCATCCGGGTGTTGGAACTGCTCAGCGAAGGCGAGCTCACGGTCTCGCAGATGCTGCCCGAAGTGGGTATCGAACCCGCCAACCTATCTCAGCAGCTGTCCATCCTGCGACGGGCCGGACTGGTCGTCGCGCACCGTCAGGGGCTCACGGTGACCTATGCGCTCACCACATCACAGGTCGCAGACCTGCTCTCTGTGGCCCGGGCCATCCTCACCGGAGTGGTAGCCGGCCAGGCCGAAGTGCTCGACGAGGCACACGGGCCGCCGTCGCTGGCTGCCGGATCGGCGCGCTGA
- a CDS encoding NADH-quinone oxidoreductase subunit C, which yields MTPNWLHHRLPGDEIAGKAEELVDQGFRLGLVAAHDDGERLRVVYLFLAGHPDRRVELETLLTAADPALPSLAYLSFPASRFEREMADLYGIRPVGHPHLRRLVRHAHWPQDWHPMRADAGLPPQFAATGGFPFVTVQGTGVYEIPVGPVHAGLIEPGHFRFSVVGETVLRLKARLWFVHRGLEKLFEGRPATAAVDLAERISGDTSAAHALAHSLAIEDALGIEMPEEAQRLRALLVELERLYNHAADLGAMANDVGYGIANAHAQRIREQLLRLNAVVTGHRLLRGAIYPGGVTVNRLPTAAQLHSIATDIAEIAELTLANTVVYDRFAGTSVLDRDDARAMGCLGYVARASGVRTDARTEHPFTALPITESGAGAGDVLARYTLRRDEFAASATLAAYLVESHTGPNKYVVPAPSTRGPRSGIGIVEGWRGTIVHRVEISADARITRSKVVDPSWFNWPAVPVAMADTIVPDFPLTNKSFNLSYAGNDL from the coding sequence GTGACACCGAATTGGCTACACCACAGGCTGCCGGGTGACGAGATCGCCGGTAAAGCAGAGGAATTGGTAGACCAGGGATTTCGCCTTGGGCTGGTGGCCGCCCACGACGACGGCGAGCGGTTGCGGGTGGTGTACCTGTTCCTCGCGGGCCACCCGGACCGCCGTGTCGAGCTCGAAACCCTTTTGACGGCAGCCGATCCGGCGCTGCCCTCGCTGGCGTACCTGTCCTTCCCCGCGAGCCGCTTCGAGCGGGAAATGGCGGACCTCTACGGGATTCGGCCGGTCGGGCACCCCCATCTGCGGCGGCTGGTGCGCCACGCGCACTGGCCGCAGGACTGGCATCCGATGCGGGCCGACGCAGGGCTCCCACCGCAGTTCGCGGCCACCGGAGGGTTCCCGTTCGTCACCGTGCAAGGAACCGGGGTGTATGAAATCCCGGTCGGGCCGGTACATGCGGGGCTGATCGAGCCCGGCCATTTCAGGTTCTCCGTCGTCGGCGAGACCGTGTTACGGCTCAAGGCGCGGTTGTGGTTCGTGCATCGTGGGCTGGAGAAGCTCTTTGAGGGACGTCCCGCCACCGCGGCGGTCGATCTCGCCGAACGAATCAGCGGCGACACCTCGGCCGCACACGCGCTGGCCCACAGCCTGGCGATCGAGGACGCGCTCGGCATCGAAATGCCCGAGGAAGCGCAGCGACTGCGTGCTCTGCTCGTCGAGCTCGAACGGCTCTACAACCACGCCGCCGATCTGGGCGCAATGGCCAATGACGTCGGCTATGGCATCGCCAACGCCCATGCCCAACGCATCCGCGAACAACTGTTGCGCCTCAACGCCGTGGTGACCGGGCACCGGCTGCTGCGTGGCGCCATCTACCCGGGCGGCGTCACCGTGAATCGGCTGCCCACGGCCGCCCAATTGCACTCCATCGCCACCGACATCGCCGAAATCGCCGAACTGACCCTGGCCAACACCGTGGTCTATGACCGCTTCGCCGGCACCTCGGTGCTGGACCGCGATGACGCCCGGGCGATGGGCTGCCTCGGATATGTGGCCCGGGCCAGCGGTGTGCGCACCGACGCCCGCACCGAGCATCCCTTCACCGCTTTACCCATCACCGAGAGCGGCGCCGGCGCGGGCGACGTGCTGGCCCGCTATACGCTGCGACGCGACGAGTTCGCCGCGTCGGCCACATTAGCCGCTTACCTGGTCGAATCACACACCGGCCCAAACAAATACGTCGTCCCCGCCCCGTCGACACGCGGACCACGCAGTGGTATCGGCATCGTAGAAGGATGGCGCGGCACCATCGTGCACCGTGTCGAAATTAGCGCCGACGCGCGCATCACCCGCAGCAAGGTCGTCGATCCGTCCTGGTTCAACTGGCCCGCGGTGCCGGTGGCGATGGCCGACACGATCGTCCCGGACTTTCCGTTGACCAACAAGAGCTTCAACTTGTCCTACGCGGGCAACGACCTGTGA